The proteins below come from a single Balaenoptera musculus isolate JJ_BM4_2016_0621 chromosome 1, mBalMus1.pri.v3, whole genome shotgun sequence genomic window:
- the MCL1 gene encoding induced myeloid leukemia cell differentiation protein Mcl-1, producing the protein MFGLKRNAVIGLNLYCGGAGLGPDSGSGASAPGRRLLAAGKEATAGREVGGGETGEVIGGSAGPSPPATLAPDARRVARPSPIGAEGPDVTATPARLLFFAPTRRASPPEEMESSASDAIMSPEEELDGCEPEPLGKRPAVLPLLELVGEASNSPGKDGSLPSTPPPAEEEEDELYRQSLEIISRYLREQATGTKDAKPLGRSGAASRKALETLRRVGDGVQRNHETAFQGMLRKLDIKNEDDVKSLSRVMVHVFSDGVTNWGRIVTLISFGAFVAKHLKSINQESCIEPLAESITDVLVRTKRDWLVKQRGWDGFVDFFHVEDLEGGIRNVLLAFAGVAGVGAGLAYLIR; encoded by the exons ATGTTCGGCCTCAAGAGAAACGCAGTAATCGGACTCAACCTCTACTGTGGGGGGGCCGGATTGGGGCCGGATAGCGGCAGCGGCGCCTCCGCTCCAGGAAGGCGGCTTTTGGCTGCGGGAAAGGAGGCCACGGCCGGGCGAgaggtagggggaggggaaaCCGGCGAGGTGATTGGCGGAAGCGCCGGCCCGAGCCCCCCGGCCACTCTCGCGCCCGACGCCCGGAGGGTCGCGCGGCCCTCGCCCATTGGCGCCGAGGGCCCCGACGTCACCGCGACCCCCGCTAGGCTGCTGTTCTTCGCGCCCACCCGCCGCGCCTCGCCGCCCGAAGAGATGGAATCCTCGGCCTCCGACGCCATCATGTCGCCCGAGGAGGAGCTGGACGGGTGCGAGCCGGAGCCTCTAGGGAAGCGGCCGGCCGTCCTGCCTTTGCTGGAGTTGGTCGGCGAGGCCAGTAACAGCCCCGGCAAGGACGGCTCACTCCCCTCGACGCCGCCcccagcagaggaggaggaggacgagttGTACCGGCAGTCCCTGGAGATTATCTCTCGATACCTCCGGGAGCAGGCAACCGGCACCAAGGACGCGAAGCCACTGGGCAGGTCTGGGGCCGCCAGCCGGAAGGCGTTAGAGACCCTGCGACGGGTCGGGGACGGTGTGCAACGGAACCACGAGACGGCCTTCCAAG gcATGCTTCGGAAACTGGACATCAAAAACGAAGACGATGTCAAATCTTTGTCTCGAGTGATGGTCCATGTTTTCAGTGACGGAGTAACAAACTGGGGCAGGATTGTGACTCTCATTTCTTTTGGTGCCTTTGTGGCCAAACACTTGAAGAGTATAAACCAAGAAAGCTGCATCGAACCATTAGCAGAAAGCATCACAGATGTTCTCGTAAGGACAAAACGAGACTGGCTAGTCAAACAAAGAGGCTGG gaTGGGTTTGTGGACTTCTTCCATGTAGAGGACCTAGAAGGCGGCATCAGAAATGTGCTGCTGGCTTTTGCAGGTGTTGCCGGAGTAGGAGCTGGTTTGGCGTATCTAATAAGATAG